The genomic window TACTGCGGCGACGTAATCGATTGGATGTTCGTTGAAGATGCGCCACTGGAGAGTGGTGATGCCGTGATTGTCAGTGTTCCATTCAGTGACACAGGCGGACTTCACGCCCAGCTACAAGACGTTCTGGCTCAGTGTCAGAAGCTTAGCATTCCAGTCATGATTGATGCTGCTTATGTTGGTATCTCACAAGATATCACATTTGATTTTTCTCATCCGGCCATCGAGACCGTGACTTCCAGTTTGTCGAAAACGTTTTTCGGCGCTGCGCATTTGCGAGCAGGAATTCGGCTTGAACGCACATTTCGCAATGACCCAATCGATTTTTTTAATAGTGTTGGGATGTTTTCTCGCCTAGGGGCGAAGCTGGGAACTCGACTTATGCAGAAGTTCTCGTGTGATTTCATCCCCGAAAAGTACCGACAGTTGCAGCTGGCGGTTTGCCAGGATCTGTCACTGACCCCTTCGCAATCTGTCCTATTTGGCCTCGGCGATGCTCGCTACGCTGCGCTCAATCGTGGTGGGGTTCCCAATAGGGTATGCATTTCTTCGCTTCTTACTGGGATCAATCGCGAATGACGATTTAGGCGCATCGGTAGGTTCGACACGCCCGAAAGTGTCACCTTGAAACGCTTTCCCGACTGTTTAACTTTGATACGATTTTAATAAAAGTCAATAAATTCAAATACTTATGTCTTGGCTGGAAATTCTTTCAAGGTCGGCATCCGCCTCGCATTGATATGTCGGTAGGTGGAAGTTTTAGAAAGGTAACAGGGGAACGAGTATGAAACCGCTAATAATGATTCTGACTCTAGCTATGCTGATGAATGTCGGCTGCGCACAAGAGAAAAAGACAGAAGCTGAAGCGCTAGCACCCGTTGTGGATGTTGATTGCACACGTGGTTGTGATCCGGGCGGAGAAATTCCGGGAGCTCCTGGCGGATCGGGCGGCGGAAGCGACGGCCAAGGTGGTTATTACTCTGGCGCGACTGCATCACTCACGAAAGTCACAAACTTGGGTCAGATGTTTTTCAACTCTTACCCAAACAGTCCGCAGCAGATTCAGGTCAACGTCGACATGAATCGCACGAAAGACAGTGTGATCATTAGCTACGTCGACGGCGGAAAAGTTGTTGAAGCGGCGATGGGTGTACAAAGTCCTTACTCGGGCAAAGTGAACACACGTTACAACGGCTGGATTACCGAAGGATCGTCACGAGTTTACAAAGGTTTCTTTCAGGACGAGTATGGCGCGATCGTTGTGATCATAGATAAAGTTTTGAACGTCGGTGACGGGACAGCTTCTCCGTTTGTTGGGGGATCAATTTGGTTCCAAAACTTCGGCGATAACCCGACTTATGACAATCCGTACTACCGGTACTGGGCACAAGTCGGAATCACTTGCTGGGAAATTACTTACGGACCCTACGACTGCCGATCGTTCCTTGTTTCAGGCGGTACTGGTGGAACAGTTAGCATGACTTCAAGTGCCGAACCGACAACACGCGGCGAAACACGAACGAAGTCGTACCAGAAGCTTGGTGAGTTCAATGGTCTCTCTCGAGCCCTTGCGAACCTCCCTGCTCAGTAATTGGAAGTTAAAGTTAACATTTAAGAATTTTTTTGAAATGGAGAATTAAAATGAAACACTCGAGCTATTATCGAAAGATGCGGCTGCTCACGTATGCGGTCGGCACCCTTGTGGTAGCACTGATGGCAACCGCGTGTGGAAATAAAAATGAGGGCGGAGGCCAAGTGGCTGTGACTCCAGGCGGGGTCAGCGGATCCTGCGTGGGCTGCCCAACGGCAACAACTCTCTTAGCTTCAGGAACCGGTCGATCGTATTCGATGGGATACGGACCTGTCTCGGGAGAATTGTCGCTGCAGTTTTACGGCGACACCGCGATCCTGGCAACTTACGGTGGTGCTCAATACGCCGGAAGCTATCGTGGCTCAGTTGTGGCGGGCGGAGTTTTCCGAAACCGTGAAGCGCGAGTTTCTGCGGGAGCATGGTCAGGTTGTAATTTACCAGTCGGAGACTACGCGATCTCGACGACTCAACCCGGTCAGTGGAGCGGACAAAGTTTCTCGACAATTGGGATGAGTTCAACAAGTGGTCCGGTCGCGCTTACTATTCGCTTGAATAGAAACTCGGTTTGGTCAGCAGTTCCTGCGCTAGTTGATTACGCAGGAGCACAGTTTCCTTTCCATGTTGTCACCGAGATGGAGATCACATCTTCGGCCGGTGGAACATGTGTTTACCTGATCGATGGACGCTTCTAGATTTTTGAAAGAGTTTAAAGTTTTAGTTTAAGTTCTCGTTTAAAAACCCCAACCACCCCCTAGCGAAGCTAAAGTCCCCCTTTAGCTTCGCTTTTTTATTCGTCGTCTCAAATTTATTTAGTTCTTGTCGAACACCATTACAGTTTGATTTCATGTGGGGCATGAATGAAGCATCGCCGACCGCACCAGCGCTTCGAATGTGGATCGAGTTTTTTGATGACCTTCAAAACATTCGCGGACGTTCTTTGAACACCGTAATGGCCTACCGCCGAGATCTTGAGATCTGGGAAGATTACCGACGCACTCACAAAGACGTTCTTGGATTCTTTGAATTTATGAAGGGGCGGGGACTTTCAACTCGGTCCCAGGCACGCGTGATTTCCAGTCTTCGAACTTATTTTCGTTTTCTGGAAGCACAGGGTTTAGCTGCCCCAGAGCTTCGTGAACTTAGGCCGCCAAAAGTTAAAGCGGGGCTTCCGAAAAGCCTTTCAGCTGAAGAGTTCCAAAGACTCTATGATGCGGCTGAAAGCGAAAGTTTGGCAAAAACAGCGCGCAATCGCATCACGCTTTTGCTTTTGTATGGCCTTGGCTGCCGAGTGAGCGAATTGATTTCGCTAAATCTTTCGGACTTTAACGAAACTGACCAATGGCTTTCGATTTTCGGAAAAGGCGGCAAAGAGCGCGCGGTGCCGCTGACAAAGAATTTAGCGGGTGAGCTTCGCGCGTATTTGGTCGCGGCGCGTCCGCAGCTTTTAAAGGACGCGACAGAGGCCGTTCTGATCAATGATCGCGGACGCAGACCATCGCGAGTTGATGTGTGGCGCTGGCTTGCGACCTGGTCGACGAAAGCAGGTTTTGCTGAGCCCGTTAATCCGCATCGCTTCCGTCATGGATGCGCAACTGCTCTTCTAGAGTCTGGGGCTGATCTCCGGTCGATTCAGGTTCTACTGGGACACGCTTCAATTCAGACCACCCAAATCTACACGGCTGTAGCCGGTAGAACTTTGGTCGAAACGATCGCGGAACATCACCCGATGTCAGGCCTAGAATCGCGACTTGATCCGGATCTCGGAAAAATCTGAGGCTTTTTCGGACGGGTTTTGGCTAGAACTTAGCTCTAACGGGTCTGGGGATTGCTGCCCCGGCCACGCATGATTCAAAAATCCATCGTGCTTCGCTCGCTGATGCTGAAGTCCGAAATCGCCTCTGATATTCGAGTCGAACTTCGTTTAGTGCCTGGGCTTCCTGGAATTCGATTTTTGGGCCTTCCGGATCAAAGTCTTAGGGAGTCAGAAACTCGAATTCGAAGTGCCCTGCGCGCCTCAGGCTATCAGTTTCCTAAAGGGCGAATGCTTCTCGTCGACGTTCTTCCGCGAGATGGTAAAAAACATGGGCGCGGCCTTGATCTTCCCGTCGCCGTTGGATTTCTTTTACTCACCGGCCAATTGGAACTGCGTGATTGGGAAAAAAAGATTTTTTATGGCGATGTCAGTCTCGCAGGACAAATCTCTGCACCATTCGACTGGCTGAGGGCATGTCTTTTTTCCGATCGGTCGATGATCACCGGGCAAATGGCAAGTCTAGGAGGTCCGGGCGAATCGGCCTTAAATCGCCTTCAGGAGATCGCGGAAGGACGTGTGGAAACAGTCCGCACTCTTCACGACTTCCGCCTCGAAGAAATAGCACTAAAGCGACCTGCCTCAGGTCAGGCGGAAAGTGTCGATGTACCTAGTGAACAGCGGCACTTTTTAGCGTTGAATTCTCATCTCAAATTCACACCCTTCAGCGCTAAGATTGCAGCGATTGCCGCTGCCGGGGGCCATCCTGTTTTACTTGCAGGTCCGCAGGGTTCTGGGAAGTCGACGCTTGCGCGAGTTATTCATTACTTAAGACCGAGGGTATTGGAAACGGAACTGCGAGAACTAGAACTCTGGTCAGGAAAGGGAGAGCGGCCACTTTTAGAGCCGCATCATTCGGCCAGTCTCATTGCGATGGTGGGCGGAGGAAATCCCGTGCGTCCGGGGATCGTGACGAAGGCTCACCTGGGCTCGCTTCTCATGGATGAGGTTTTACTTTTTAAGCCCGAAGTGCAGGAATCTCTTCGTGAACCGCTTGAAACTGGAAAGGTGTGCCTTGCTCGCGGAACAGAAAACAGAACTTTGCCGGCCGAATTTTTATTATTGGGTACAACCAATCTCTGCCAATGTGGCCGATGGACTCCCGATCAACCGGATTCGTGTTCTTGTTCAAGCCGTGTCCGAAGCCTCTACGAAGGTAAACTGCGCGGTCCGTTTGTTGACCGATTTCAAATGTTGGTTTTCACGTCATCTTGGAATCCTTCATTAGGCGATATTCAACTTGAGGAGGTTCTCAGTCAGGTTGAACGTGCGGACGGATTTCAGAGGAAGTACGGGCGAAGCGGTAATCGAAGATGGCAGCCTTCGAACGCCGAGCTCAGAAACTTAAAGTGGGTTCCGAAGACAGG from Deltaproteobacteria bacterium includes these protein-coding regions:
- a CDS encoding ATP-binding protein translates to MIQKSIVLRSLMLKSEIASDIRVELRLVPGLPGIRFLGLPDQSLRESETRIRSALRASGYQFPKGRMLLVDVLPRDGKKHGRGLDLPVAVGFLLLTGQLELRDWEKKIFYGDVSLAGQISAPFDWLRACLFSDRSMITGQMASLGGPGESALNRLQEIAEGRVETVRTLHDFRLEEIALKRPASGQAESVDVPSEQRHFLALNSHLKFTPFSAKIAAIAAAGGHPVLLAGPQGSGKSTLARVIHYLRPRVLETELRELELWSGKGERPLLEPHHSASLIAMVGGGNPVRPGIVTKAHLGSLLMDEVLLFKPEVQESLREPLETGKVCLARGTENRTLPAEFLLLGTTNLCQCGRWTPDQPDSCSCSSRVRSLYEGKLRGPFVDRFQMLVFTSSWNPSLGDIQLEEVLSQVERADGFQRKYGRSGNRRWQPSNAELRNLKWVPKTGSERRRLSVLRVARTIADLDLREELNQEDLRFAVAIALDSFQALQNEGR
- a CDS encoding tyrosine-type recombinase/integrase, whose translation is MNEASPTAPALRMWIEFFDDLQNIRGRSLNTVMAYRRDLEIWEDYRRTHKDVLGFFEFMKGRGLSTRSQARVISSLRTYFRFLEAQGLAAPELRELRPPKVKAGLPKSLSAEEFQRLYDAAESESLAKTARNRITLLLLYGLGCRVSELISLNLSDFNETDQWLSIFGKGGKERAVPLTKNLAGELRAYLVAARPQLLKDATEAVLINDRGRRPSRVDVWRWLATWSTKAGFAEPVNPHRFRHGCATALLESGADLRSIQVLLGHASIQTTQIYTAVAGRTLVETIAEHHPMSGLESRLDPDLGKI